Proteins from a genomic interval of Clostridia bacterium:
- a CDS encoding L-lactate dehydrogenase, whose protein sequence is MRYRASGRRRTKVSVVGTGLVGSTFAYTLMISGLASEIVLVDAREGRAEGEAMDLSHGESFVPPVVVASGGWEATAHSDLVVLTAGVAQQPGEPRLALVKRNLSVFRSVAPEVARWSPDAVLLVVTNPVDIMTYAAMKLSGFPAARVVGSGTLLDSARFRHLLSVHCGVAPANVHAYIVGEHGDSEVPVWSTANIVGLNLDQYCPVCGKGCGREVRDAIFEQVRGAAYAIIQRKGATYYAVALAMTAITRAILRDENAVMTVSCLIDGYCGVHDVCLSIPAVINRGGVDRQLEIPLAPSEQAGFVESARILADAAKEAGLL, encoded by the coding sequence ATGCGCTATCGCGCTTCTGGAAGGCGTCGCACCAAGGTATCAGTGGTGGGCACTGGCCTTGTTGGATCAACATTCGCATACACGCTGATGATAAGCGGCCTTGCCTCGGAGATTGTCCTGGTTGACGCGAGGGAAGGGAGAGCGGAGGGCGAGGCGATGGACCTCTCCCACGGGGAATCGTTCGTTCCCCCTGTGGTCGTGGCGAGCGGCGGATGGGAGGCAACAGCTCATTCCGACCTCGTCGTGCTAACGGCCGGAGTCGCGCAGCAGCCGGGTGAGCCGCGCCTGGCTCTCGTGAAACGGAATTTGAGTGTATTTCGCTCTGTGGCGCCTGAGGTGGCCAGGTGGAGCCCTGACGCAGTGCTTTTGGTAGTTACTAATCCTGTTGACATCATGACCTATGCTGCAATGAAGCTCTCCGGATTTCCCGCTGCAAGAGTGGTGGGCTCGGGGACCCTCCTGGATAGCGCGAGATTTCGTCACCTGCTCAGTGTCCATTGCGGCGTCGCTCCGGCCAATGTGCACGCCTATATAGTGGGGGAGCACGGGGATTCGGAGGTGCCTGTGTGGAGCACAGCCAACATAGTGGGCCTCAACCTAGATCAATACTGTCCAGTGTGCGGCAAGGGGTGTGGGCGGGAGGTGAGAGACGCCATCTTCGAGCAGGTGCGAGGGGCAGCTTACGCCATCATCCAGCGGAAGGGCGCCACCTACTACGCCGTCGCCCTCGCAATGACCGCTATAACTCGGGCGATTCTCAGAGACGAGAATGCGGTGATGACAGTCTCGTGCCTGATAGACGGGTACTGTGGTGTTCATGATGTGTGCCTCTCCATACCGGCCGTGATCAATAGGGGAGGCGTGGATAGGCAGCTTGAGATACCACTGGCGCCTTCGGAGCAGGCAGGGTTCGTGGAATCGGCGCGGATTCTTGCTGACGCAGCCAAGGAGGCGGGGCTTCTCTGA
- a CDS encoding LiaF-related protein encodes MSGRRVGDYTGAIILILVGVVLLLNTTGLLAWSAWASLWKYWPVLVILWGVSIMFGRGSALAGILIAVLAIALVVSAVSYVAPEAMRYSRSDGGVLPHHKEFSVAYDDYKPSETELKVRLGAGDLFLSTANGGNLLDAVADYSVSGRAPQLRTTQSGGRLTMEYQTDREGLWFVPFISRGREQHRITLGRPEIPTSLLLEVGAGRIDAVLEKLAARSISITIGGGEAKMEFATPPQSASLIWGWGSSRGAGELDFHVGAGTIRIAGIGNSKLTRVSGELGAGSANLDFSGSSIDHDITADVNVGTGKLSIVVPESLGLRIRASIGTGSLWVDGEKRSQRNIGAEDTWESPNYRTARARLDVVADVGPGKIEVECIH; translated from the coding sequence GTGAGCGGTAGGAGAGTCGGGGACTACACAGGCGCTATCATCCTGATCCTGGTGGGTGTGGTTCTTCTTCTGAACACTACTGGTCTCTTGGCGTGGTCTGCGTGGGCGTCACTGTGGAAATACTGGCCTGTGCTTGTGATACTGTGGGGAGTCTCCATCATGTTCGGGCGCGGGAGCGCACTTGCGGGGATTCTCATTGCCGTGTTGGCTATTGCCCTTGTTGTCTCAGCGGTATCGTACGTGGCGCCTGAGGCTATGCGTTACTCGCGTTCCGACGGCGGGGTTCTCCCGCACCACAAGGAGTTCAGCGTCGCATACGATGACTACAAGCCTTCAGAAACAGAGCTCAAGGTGCGGCTGGGCGCAGGGGATCTGTTCCTGTCCACTGCGAACGGGGGAAACCTCCTTGATGCTGTGGCGGACTACTCCGTGTCAGGACGGGCTCCGCAGCTACGGACCACGCAGTCTGGTGGTCGCCTCACGATGGAGTACCAAACTGATCGTGAGGGACTATGGTTTGTTCCATTCATCTCGCGTGGTAGGGAACAGCACCGGATAACCCTTGGACGTCCTGAGATTCCCACATCCCTGCTACTGGAGGTGGGCGCCGGCAGAATCGATGCTGTGCTTGAGAAACTGGCCGCCCGCAGCATATCGATAACAATCGGAGGCGGCGAGGCGAAGATGGAGTTCGCGACTCCTCCGCAGTCAGCCAGCTTGATCTGGGGCTGGGGGAGCAGCCGCGGGGCTGGAGAGCTCGATTTCCATGTCGGGGCTGGAACCATCCGCATTGCGGGCATCGGCAACTCAAAGCTCACACGTGTGTCGGGCGAGCTGGGCGCAGGCTCGGCGAATCTTGACTTCTCCGGCTCTTCGATCGATCACGACATTACCGCAGACGTGAACGTGGGAACCGGCAAGCTGAGTATTGTCGTTCCAGAGAGCCTCGGGCTCAGAATCCGGGCCAGCATAGGAACCGGGAGCCTCTGGGTGGATGGCGAGAAGCGGAGCCAGCGGAACATAGGCGCCGAAGACACCTGGGAATCGCCGAACTACAGGACTGCTCGAGCCCGGCTCGACGTAGTGGCTGATGTTGGTCCTGGCAAGATAGAGGTGGAGTGCATCCATTGA
- a CDS encoding DEAD/DEAH box helicase, producing MEQTEKRDHRRRPHGRRRARRPQEAPSGARATAAGRAGRASRDVYPLPAGEVLKGTASVAPASRLEELGAQAATGPLFDPVAVQLSDGIPLEYRGFQLDPFQREAIKHLEAGRSVLVSAPTGVGKTLVADYLIERMFKLGHRVIYTAPIKALSNQKFKEFKRLLGAENVGIITGDVTINSGAQILIMTTEIFRNMLHLSPEGLEGVSHVIFDEVHYLADEERGTVWEESIIFMPESMRLLGLSATIPNADELAFWIQDIKGHEVAVVRHFKRVVPLRQFVYDVARGACTLEELKEFKARRDKELEEADELWASEGSRYAPTTHLDLVASLTEQRRLPCLYFVFSRRQCEEKADELARSIDYLSPSERREILNYFDDRIDGMGIDSMPSVKQMRRILQRGIAYHHAGLLPVLKEIVEDLFERRLISVLYATETFAVGINFPVKSVCFDSVRKFNGVDFQPMTAQEYFQMAGRAGRRGIDLEGYVYILVDLNYFHPEEFPSTDERSVEPLVSRFTVSYNTVVNLIATRSADEIRKVLKQNFASYQTSAQKREIEAGLASARELETEIVGRACETLNQPGCPLYATGLNTKLAELRLQLKRVAKRRRSKERRASIKADMDSLRAELGALTSKECSTGEKRACRRLLARRGVIVGRMESLYERMRRLGSEERFVHDFKRKQALLERLGYIQNGRLLPRGEIAREIHTQELLVTELVFSGVFHDYDEDQIAALAVCIDYEPRRGEFPAKGVPFDVDRIRDIAAQIELVEESYTGASAIRFFTGLAPLAYKWSQGADFAGLLRGSNYAEGDVVSAFRRGIDLLRQVRAACKDDPALTDKITETMKRIDRDVVEVIL from the coding sequence ATGGAGCAGACCGAAAAACGCGACCACAGGAGACGACCACACGGCAGGAGGCGGGCCAGGAGACCTCAGGAGGCGCCCAGCGGGGCAAGGGCCACTGCAGCAGGGCGTGCAGGGCGCGCCTCTAGAGACGTTTATCCCCTGCCTGCAGGTGAGGTTCTGAAGGGGACCGCATCTGTCGCTCCAGCTTCGCGACTGGAGGAACTGGGCGCGCAGGCCGCGACTGGCCCACTATTCGATCCAGTCGCCGTTCAGCTGTCGGATGGCATCCCTTTGGAATACCGAGGCTTTCAGCTGGACCCATTCCAAAGAGAGGCCATCAAGCATCTGGAGGCTGGCAGGTCGGTCCTGGTATCGGCGCCTACTGGAGTCGGAAAGACCCTCGTCGCCGATTACCTCATCGAGCGCATGTTCAAACTCGGCCATCGGGTGATATACACTGCGCCGATCAAGGCCCTAAGCAACCAGAAGTTCAAGGAGTTTAAGCGCCTGCTCGGGGCGGAGAATGTGGGGATCATCACCGGAGATGTCACTATCAACTCCGGTGCCCAGATCCTGATCATGACCACGGAGATATTCCGGAACATGCTTCACCTGAGCCCCGAGGGGCTCGAAGGCGTGTCCCATGTCATTTTCGACGAGGTTCACTATCTGGCAGATGAAGAGCGGGGAACTGTCTGGGAAGAGTCCATCATATTCATGCCCGAATCCATGCGGCTCCTTGGGCTCTCGGCGACTATTCCAAACGCTGACGAACTGGCCTTCTGGATTCAGGACATAAAGGGCCACGAGGTCGCCGTGGTCCGTCACTTCAAGCGTGTTGTGCCTCTGAGGCAATTCGTGTACGACGTTGCCAGAGGCGCATGCACTTTGGAGGAGCTCAAGGAGTTCAAAGCCAGGCGCGACAAGGAGCTGGAGGAGGCTGACGAGCTCTGGGCTTCCGAGGGCTCGCGGTATGCCCCAACGACCCATCTCGATCTCGTGGCTAGCCTCACGGAACAGCGAAGGCTCCCTTGCTTGTATTTCGTGTTCAGCCGCAGGCAATGTGAGGAGAAGGCTGACGAGCTTGCGCGGTCCATCGATTACCTTTCGCCGTCTGAGCGCCGCGAGATACTCAACTACTTCGACGACCGAATCGACGGAATGGGCATCGACTCAATGCCCAGCGTGAAACAGATGAGAAGGATTCTTCAGCGTGGGATAGCCTATCACCATGCTGGCCTGCTGCCTGTCCTCAAGGAGATAGTCGAGGATCTGTTCGAGCGCAGGCTGATCAGTGTGCTGTACGCCACTGAGACATTCGCGGTGGGGATCAACTTTCCGGTGAAGTCCGTCTGCTTCGACTCGGTCCGCAAGTTCAACGGCGTGGATTTCCAGCCTATGACCGCGCAGGAGTACTTCCAGATGGCCGGGCGAGCTGGCAGGCGAGGGATCGACCTGGAGGGGTACGTGTACATACTGGTCGACCTGAACTACTTTCACCCGGAGGAGTTCCCTAGCACCGATGAGCGGAGTGTAGAGCCCTTGGTTAGCAGGTTCACCGTGTCATACAACACGGTGGTCAACCTTATCGCCACACGGTCCGCTGACGAGATCCGAAAGGTGCTCAAGCAGAACTTTGCAAGTTACCAAACAAGTGCTCAGAAGCGGGAGATCGAGGCTGGGCTTGCAAGCGCCAGAGAACTCGAGACTGAGATCGTGGGGCGTGCATGCGAGACCCTGAATCAGCCTGGCTGTCCCCTGTACGCAACTGGCCTCAACACGAAACTCGCAGAGCTTCGGCTTCAGCTGAAAAGGGTAGCGAAGCGCCGACGAAGCAAGGAGAGGCGAGCGAGTATCAAGGCGGACATGGACTCGCTCCGCGCGGAACTGGGCGCCCTCACCTCGAAGGAGTGCTCCACTGGAGAGAAGCGGGCCTGCCGAAGGCTTCTGGCCAGGAGGGGCGTGATCGTTGGGAGGATGGAAAGCCTCTACGAGAGAATGCGCCGGCTCGGGAGCGAGGAACGGTTCGTCCACGACTTCAAGCGCAAGCAGGCGCTGCTTGAGAGGCTTGGGTACATCCAGAATGGAAGGCTCCTGCCCAGAGGCGAGATCGCCAGGGAGATCCACACGCAGGAGCTCCTTGTTACGGAGCTCGTATTCTCCGGGGTGTTCCACGACTACGACGAGGATCAGATTGCTGCATTAGCGGTGTGCATCGACTACGAGCCCAGGCGTGGAGAGTTCCCGGCTAAGGGCGTGCCTTTCGATGTGGATCGGATCAGGGATATAGCGGCGCAGATCGAACTTGTGGAGGAGAGCTACACCGGAGCGAGCGCCATTAGGTTCTTCACTGGGCTTGCCCCCCTTGCCTACAAGTGGAGCCAGGGCGCCGACTTCGCCGGGCTATTGAGGGGTTCAAACTACGCCGAGGGAGATGTGGTGTCGGCTTTCAGGCGCGGGATCGACCTGCTCCGGCAGGTTCGTGCGGCCTGCAAGGACGACCCCGCTTTGACCGACAAGATCACCGAGACCATGAAGCGGATTGACCGGGATGTAGTCGAGGTGATTCTTTAG
- a CDS encoding tryptophanase, protein MRSRDSYAEPYRIKMVEPIKMTTREERVQSILEAGYNVFNLRSEDVYIDLLTDSGTSAMSDSQWAAMMLGDEAYAGSKSFFKLRDAVRSITGYEFVAPTHQGRGAEHVLMTTLVKAGQRVLGNMHFDTTEGHILLRGAEPVNLLRPEGYVIESDEPFKGNIDLDALDRELAVHSGSVVPFVIMTITCNSNGGQPVSMDNIRSASAIAHRHGVLMIFDCARFAENAYFIKTREPGYADKSIIEIAREMFSYGDGCMMSAKKDGLVNMGGFLAFRDRDLYRRALQWVIPFEGFATYGGLAGRDMEALAAGLSEVLNEDYLEDRTGQVAYLAELLIDAGVPVITPPGGHGVYVDAKEVLPHIPQAEFPAQALTVELYIEGGIRGVELGTCAFGRTDPNTGEPIYPQLELVRLAVPRRVYTDRHMQRVAAAFEGILARRDLVKGLRITYQAPVLRHFTAEFEKLA, encoded by the coding sequence TTGAGGTCTAGAGACTCTTACGCAGAGCCGTACCGGATCAAGATGGTCGAGCCCATCAAGATGACCACGAGGGAAGAGAGGGTCCAGAGCATCCTTGAGGCGGGCTACAATGTGTTCAACCTCAGATCGGAGGACGTGTACATCGATCTCCTCACTGATTCCGGCACATCGGCCATGAGCGATTCGCAGTGGGCTGCGATGATGCTTGGCGATGAGGCGTACGCCGGCAGCAAGAGCTTCTTCAAGCTCCGAGATGCGGTGCGCAGCATCACAGGATACGAGTTTGTGGCCCCGACCCATCAGGGCCGAGGGGCCGAGCATGTGCTCATGACGACGCTTGTGAAGGCAGGGCAGCGAGTGCTCGGGAACATGCATTTCGATACCACTGAAGGTCACATCCTCCTCCGAGGCGCGGAGCCGGTGAACCTCCTGAGGCCTGAGGGTTACGTAATCGAGAGCGATGAGCCTTTCAAGGGAAACATCGACCTCGACGCCCTGGATCGCGAACTCGCAGTTCACAGCGGAAGCGTCGTGCCATTCGTTATCATGACAATCACATGCAACAGCAATGGCGGGCAGCCGGTGTCGATGGATAACATCAGGTCCGCGAGCGCCATTGCCCACAGGCACGGAGTGCTGATGATCTTCGATTGCGCCCGCTTCGCGGAAAATGCCTACTTCATCAAGACCCGCGAACCTGGCTATGCCGACAAGAGCATCATCGAGATAGCACGGGAGATGTTCTCATACGGTGATGGGTGCATGATGAGCGCAAAGAAAGACGGCCTTGTGAACATGGGCGGATTCCTTGCGTTTCGGGATCGCGATCTATACAGGCGCGCTCTGCAGTGGGTCATACCGTTCGAGGGGTTCGCCACCTACGGAGGGCTTGCCGGGCGCGATATGGAGGCTCTGGCAGCGGGGCTTTCAGAGGTCCTTAATGAAGACTACCTCGAGGATAGAACCGGGCAAGTCGCCTACCTTGCTGAGCTGCTGATTGATGCGGGAGTCCCGGTCATAACCCCGCCAGGAGGGCATGGGGTGTATGTGGATGCCAAGGAGGTCCTGCCCCACATCCCGCAGGCGGAGTTCCCGGCGCAGGCCCTCACTGTGGAGCTCTACATCGAGGGCGGGATTCGCGGGGTGGAACTGGGAACATGCGCGTTCGGGCGGACCGACCCAAACACTGGAGAGCCAATATACCCGCAGCTAGAGCTCGTGAGGCTGGCCGTGCCAAGGAGAGTCTACACCGATAGGCATATGCAGCGCGTCGCGGCCGCGTTTGAGGGCATACTCGCCCGGCGTGACTTGGTCAAGGGGCTCAGGATCACCTATCAGGCGCCGGTGCTCAGGCATTTCACGGCTGAGTTTGAGAAGCTGGCCTGA
- a CDS encoding aldehyde ferredoxin oxidoreductase family protein, with protein sequence MQGGYMGKILRVNLTNRTSSTQPTDPGMANDYIGGRGFVHKILYDEVPVGADPLGPENKVVIAPGPLSGVFMPASGKVQFGAKSPATGILGDANMGGHFSAEVKYAGYDAIVIEGMADRPSIVVIDNGKAEVRDGSKYWGKGSFAAEKMLKDDLGEDFQIAIIGPAGENKVGFACVSHDFGRQAARCGIGAVLGSKRVKAVCVRGSNSVPLSDPDGVYEQGKKMFHACFEKPGFKEWTPLGTPGVTPWVNEVGAFPTKNFWTTYFEGHEDIGGQAMKDRILVTDKGCFCCPTPCGKYCLTKVGDKQVYVEGPEYETVALVGGNCMLKTIEEVAYANWVCDELGLDTISGGNVIAFVMECAEKGLLTEEQLGRAVKWGDIESFEYLANLIAFRKGIGDLLADGVKAASRKIGQGSEKFAIHVKGLEWTGYEARWAPAMMLSYMTADIGAHHSRAWAITYDVAKGRDITEGKAEKVIELQRIRPSFDLLGTCRLQWVEIGFEYDHYPVMFAAVTGRKITVDELYQAADRVWNLTRTRAFLEIPGFGRSWDYPPARFYEEEVPTGPAKGKVIPKDKLDAMLDEYYALRGWDSNGMPTRETLEKLGLDGCVRDLEAKGLLK encoded by the coding sequence GTGCAAGGGGGCTACATGGGCAAGATCCTCAGGGTGAATCTCACAAATCGCACATCGAGCACGCAGCCGACCGACCCCGGGATGGCCAACGATTACATAGGCGGACGTGGGTTCGTCCACAAGATCCTCTATGATGAGGTTCCGGTGGGAGCGGACCCGCTAGGGCCGGAGAACAAGGTCGTCATAGCCCCTGGCCCTCTCTCCGGCGTGTTCATGCCTGCAAGCGGAAAGGTCCAATTCGGCGCGAAGTCCCCTGCTACTGGCATACTCGGCGATGCAAACATGGGCGGGCACTTCTCAGCTGAGGTGAAGTACGCTGGATATGACGCGATCGTCATCGAAGGCATGGCGGATCGCCCTTCGATAGTAGTAATCGACAACGGCAAGGCTGAAGTGCGCGATGGCTCCAAATACTGGGGCAAGGGTTCTTTCGCTGCAGAGAAAATGCTCAAGGACGATCTCGGCGAGGACTTCCAGATCGCCATCATCGGTCCCGCTGGCGAGAACAAGGTCGGCTTCGCCTGTGTGTCCCACGATTTTGGAAGGCAGGCCGCGCGGTGTGGGATAGGCGCCGTGCTAGGATCGAAGAGAGTCAAGGCAGTGTGCGTGCGGGGCTCCAACTCCGTGCCCCTATCCGACCCGGATGGCGTGTATGAGCAGGGGAAGAAGATGTTCCACGCTTGCTTCGAGAAGCCTGGCTTCAAGGAGTGGACTCCCCTGGGAACTCCAGGCGTTACTCCATGGGTGAATGAGGTTGGCGCATTCCCAACCAAGAACTTCTGGACCACTTACTTCGAAGGACATGAAGACATCGGCGGGCAGGCCATGAAGGACAGGATACTAGTTACCGACAAGGGCTGTTTCTGTTGCCCCACTCCGTGCGGGAAATACTGCCTCACCAAGGTGGGCGACAAGCAAGTGTATGTGGAGGGGCCGGAGTACGAAACCGTCGCATTGGTGGGCGGAAACTGCATGCTCAAAACGATCGAGGAAGTCGCCTACGCCAACTGGGTGTGCGACGAACTCGGCCTCGACACCATTTCCGGCGGGAATGTGATCGCGTTCGTCATGGAATGCGCGGAAAAGGGCCTGCTCACAGAGGAGCAGCTCGGGAGAGCGGTGAAGTGGGGAGATATCGAGTCGTTCGAGTATCTCGCCAATCTCATTGCGTTCCGGAAGGGCATCGGCGATCTCCTGGCAGATGGCGTCAAGGCGGCATCTCGTAAGATAGGCCAGGGATCCGAGAAGTTCGCGATACACGTGAAAGGCCTTGAGTGGACTGGTTACGAGGCGCGGTGGGCGCCGGCAATGATGCTTTCCTATATGACCGCAGACATCGGTGCGCACCACAGCCGCGCCTGGGCCATCACGTACGACGTGGCCAAGGGCCGGGACATCACCGAGGGCAAGGCGGAGAAGGTGATTGAGCTTCAGAGAATCCGTCCATCCTTCGACTTGCTCGGAACCTGCAGGCTTCAGTGGGTTGAAATCGGGTTTGAATACGACCACTACCCGGTGATGTTCGCTGCAGTGACCGGGCGGAAAATAACTGTGGATGAGCTCTATCAGGCGGCAGATAGGGTATGGAACCTCACGAGGACTCGCGCGTTCTTGGAGATTCCGGGCTTTGGCAGGTCGTGGGATTACCCGCCAGCCAGGTTCTATGAGGAAGAGGTGCCTACCGGGCCGGCCAAGGGTAAAGTCATCCCCAAAGACAAGCTCGATGCCATGCTCGACGAGTACTATGCCCTCCGAGGCTGGGATTCCAATGGAATGCCCACCCGCGAAACCCTGGAGAAGCTTGGGCTCGATGGCTGTGTCAGAGATCTGGAGGCAAAAGGCCTGCTCAAGTAG
- a CDS encoding 4Fe-4S binding protein, giving the protein MRLAAKHDLCSGCRVCQVACSLEVLRENNPKKGLLKIVPHFPAPGKYEVKYCTQCGRCAEVCPVEAIALVDGVYRIDSETCIGCMTCVDECPYGVMVASEGEAVPSKCILCGACVEMCPRGAIYDADSGEGGR; this is encoded by the coding sequence ATGAGGCTTGCGGCCAAACACGATCTGTGCTCTGGGTGCAGAGTGTGCCAGGTTGCGTGCTCTCTTGAAGTACTTCGAGAGAACAACCCGAAGAAGGGGCTTCTCAAGATCGTGCCCCATTTCCCCGCGCCTGGAAAGTACGAGGTTAAGTACTGCACTCAGTGCGGACGATGCGCCGAAGTCTGTCCAGTTGAGGCCATTGCCCTCGTGGACGGGGTATACCGTATCGATTCGGAAACGTGTATCGGATGCATGACCTGCGTTGATGAGTGCCCTTACGGAGTGATGGTCGCCAGTGAGGGCGAGGCCGTCCCGTCCAAGTGCATACTGTGCGGCGCATGTGTTGAGATGTGCCCACGAGGAGCGATATATGACGCCGATTCCGGGGAAGGGGGAAGGTAG
- a CDS encoding PRK06851 family protein, with the protein MSSHALVRQMFAGGNTSVGFHSFYNYIIGHDAARVIVIKGGPGVGKSTLMKYVGENMLSRGYDVELFHCSSDPESLDGVVFPGIGVALIDGTAPHIVDPVFPGAVDEILYMGEYWDESAMRAARNQIVACTKDVSRLFQRAYRFLRTASDVLDDWSEANAEGLDHGAANKVADTVIGDIIGTANVADRPGAERHLFASAITPAGFVNHLETVVAACSRRYVVEGGPGSGKSRLITHAANRALECGFDVELFHCSLNPASLEHLIIPALGVAVITSVEPHQWTIGNDDTLVDMAQCLDPAVVERNEKIIEYDRKLMNEAMGRAIFFLNQAREMHDFLESFYVPNIDFDAVRALRHRTLERILRFAEETPRD; encoded by the coding sequence ATGAGTTCGCACGCGCTTGTAAGGCAGATGTTCGCCGGCGGCAATACGTCAGTTGGCTTCCATTCCTTCTACAACTATATCATAGGTCATGATGCCGCGAGAGTGATAGTGATCAAGGGCGGACCGGGGGTAGGAAAGTCGACGCTGATGAAATACGTGGGAGAGAACATGCTGTCCCGAGGTTACGACGTGGAGCTGTTTCACTGCTCGTCTGATCCGGAATCCCTCGACGGGGTGGTGTTTCCGGGAATCGGCGTTGCCCTGATTGATGGCACTGCTCCCCACATTGTTGATCCGGTGTTTCCTGGCGCTGTGGACGAAATACTGTATATGGGCGAGTACTGGGACGAATCTGCCATGCGGGCGGCCAGAAACCAGATCGTAGCATGCACGAAAGACGTGTCGCGCCTCTTCCAGCGCGCGTACCGATTCCTGCGCACCGCAAGCGATGTTCTGGATGACTGGAGTGAGGCAAACGCCGAGGGACTCGACCACGGCGCCGCCAACAAGGTGGCAGATACGGTAATCGGCGACATCATAGGCACTGCTAATGTGGCGGATAGGCCAGGCGCCGAGCGTCACCTGTTCGCCTCAGCCATCACTCCCGCGGGGTTCGTCAACCACCTCGAGACTGTGGTCGCAGCATGCTCCCGGCGGTATGTTGTCGAGGGCGGGCCTGGGTCAGGCAAATCACGGCTCATCACCCATGCCGCCAACCGCGCCTTGGAGTGCGGATTCGATGTAGAGCTCTTCCATTGCTCACTGAATCCCGCAAGCTTGGAGCACCTGATCATACCCGCCCTGGGGGTAGCGGTGATAACCTCAGTTGAGCCCCACCAGTGGACCATTGGAAACGATGATACGCTAGTGGACATGGCCCAATGCCTGGATCCTGCAGTAGTTGAGCGAAATGAGAAGATCATCGAATACGACCGGAAACTGATGAACGAAGCCATGGGAAGGGCCATCTTCTTCCTCAACCAGGCCCGGGAGATGCACGACTTCCTCGAGTCGTTCTACGTTCCCAACATCGACTTCGACGCCGTTCGCGCCCTTCGCCACCGCACGCTGGAGCGAATCCTCCGTTTCGCTGAGGAGACTCCCCGCGACTAG
- a CDS encoding MoaD/ThiS family protein, whose translation MQVKVKVHGHAREYFPGQREDFVYEFSPDATVLDMFTALGIKPELVMSVVADGVPVPKTHVLTDGEALLLITPVAGG comes from the coding sequence ATGCAGGTCAAGGTGAAGGTGCACGGACATGCGAGGGAGTACTTCCCCGGCCAGAGAGAGGATTTCGTCTATGAGTTCTCTCCCGATGCGACCGTGCTCGACATGTTCACGGCCCTCGGCATCAAGCCGGAGCTGGTCATGAGTGTAGTGGCGGACGGTGTGCCGGTGCCGAAGACCCATGTGCTTACCGACGGAGAGGCGCTTCTCCTCATTACCCCGGTGGCGGGAGGGTAG